CATTAGATAATAGCGGACTAATCGGTTATGTGAATGTATTTGGTTAATATAGGGCTTGTACAGTTTTATACTTTTCCCCACTGGGGGATACAAAGATGCAGTAAATAATAGAGAATTTCAAAGGACAAGGATGAACAGTAATCCTTTATCTGCattttgtttgcttggtttttttttttaaacatcattcTATAATACTTGAGGCTATGGAATGTCCCATGTGTCCTCCAGGCTAATCCTGAGGAACACACGCAGACTAGCACTGGCATTTACAGGCATTTAGCAGTACTTTCATCACACATCtcatgagtaatttttttctgtgctaGATGTTTAATTGGCCCAAATTTCTAGTAAGATAACACATTGCATGGCGGAGTCATTAGTGGCTGAGATCCACTTGTTACTTGCTCTCTGAAGGGCTGAGTACTCTGCTTACTACGTGGAGATGCATTTAAGCAACTCCGGCAGTGGTGGGGCCTACATTTCTCATGCGGAGGACATGGAGAAGGGGCCTCAGGGAGGAGACACTTACTAGGATCATCCCATGTGCGTTCCCTGACTCAGTGGCGGGCTGTTCTTGGTGAAGGGGCAGGGCCACACCCCATGAGGGGGACAGGGTCAAGTCGTGGGTCTCCAAGGTTGTCTGGCACAATGACAACCAAGGAGGTGAAGTGGTGGAGGAGAAAAACAGCATCCGGCTATGGGGTAAGGAGTTTTCAGAGAGGGGAGGCTGAAAGACATAGCGACTCTTTTAGAAACCAACTGTTCTTTGCATTGGCgttctactttttttttgttgttcaagTTGCTCTCATTCCTAAAACCATGTTTTAAAGAAACCTCCTGTTTTCTGCCAAGAAAACTACAGCCAACCTACTGACGTGGCTATATTTAGGCTGTAACCTCCCCGGGGAGCTGGGAACGGGCTTCACACCCAGTTAGGAGACGTGTTAAAGCCAGAGCTGACAGAGTGAGCACAACGGGGATCTCTTTATCTAATACAGTTCTAGAAAAATTAGATCAGTGCTCTTTTCCTACTTCTGCTGCAAAAAGGCAGCTTAACTCAGTGTCTAGGTGACACCACCCCTTCCTGCACCAGTAAAAGGAAGTGGAACTGGTTTTGCCGGGCGTCCACCGGCTGGGAGGGCTGcgggctgctggctgctggctgcgGCCCAACCACGGACCCATTTCTAGTCTCCTTCCGCCTGAGAGGCAACCTTAGCATCTCTGCTCAGGCGTCAAGCAGAGGATAGCACTTTCCAGGATCCCTCCCTtacacttgcaaaaaaaaaaaaaaaaaaaaaaatcacttccctCCTGTAATTTGAAGACAGCGTTCAGTTACGGTCGGGGTCCGGGTACGTGAGCAGGAGTCCCGGGCTGGGCGGCCACGTCCCCCCGGGGGGCCGCTCAGAGTGCCCTGTTGTCAAGCTCCACACCGCGGAGCCTCGGTTAATCATAGGTGGCTGCCCGTTTGCCGTTCTTCCCCCCACACCTACCTGATGTTATTTTCACTTTCAGCCATTGTTTCAGGCACTCTAGATGGACAAACTGCAGGCTTCCCACGCAGCCGCAGGGCTCCAGGAGGGGGTTGGTGGGGGAACCCCCGGCTATCTGGCAGATGCGACACCAGTCTCCCTCCTCTGCGGagtcctcctgcaggagactacGTGGAAAACAAGCCCTCGTCACCAGGAGTCTACATATGTGCAGTTTCCAAGGCATTCATGGggcgggaggagggagagggagcaaTCCCCGGCCCCCCATGCCTTGCCCACCAGggctgcccaggtcacccactgtTCCCGCTGACCCTGCTGAACAGTCTTCCAGGAACGCTTACTGACAACAGGTGTACGGATTCTTAAATCAGGCTTCTGTGCAGTTACTGATGGGTGTGAGCTGGCCAGGAGAACTAGCTTGTGCCACATCCTCCACAGGCTGGGAAAGGGCTACACAGGGAAACCGAGGGAAGATCTGGGAACCCCTACCCCTGCCATGGCCACTGCCAGGAGGTTGGCCGGGTGGCATGTTGGTGGGTGTAGGGGTTTGTGGTCCGTCGGCTTGCATTAGAGGTTTACCTCTAAAACTTGTGAGTCTGGTGACCTTGGACAGGCTATGTAAGCTTCCCAggctctgtttcctcacctgtaaagccATGGGGTTTGTCCTGCCGCTGCTGCCTGGGCAGCCTGGAGGCCATGATAACGCTGAACCTGCCCTGCAAATGCTTAAGTGCATCTAGGGTCTGGTAAAGGATTGGCACATACAGCCCAATCGGTAGATGCTGGCAGGGATGAGTGACAGACCGGTGGACCTGGACGTGAGCTCACCAGTAACTCAATGCTTGCCAATAAATTATGCCAACATTCCAGAGTGTGAGCTGCTGGAATGCGATGAAGATGGAATTAATGAAAATGTAAGCAAACCTTTGTGCCTAATAAATGGTGAGTCAAGAATAGCTGGTTGACGTTCCTATAGAGAGACCTGAGAAGCCTAAGGCTAATTTTTGGTTCTTTAGAATCCTCTTGGGACTGGGGATTTTCTGGTCAAGGAAAGGAAACCAACTGGAGACTAAAAtcaaaggagagaggaagaaatggaCATTGCTCTGGATATAGGAGTGTGTGCTCAGTTTCTTGAGAGAACTTTCTCcccaagaaagggaaattcgaTGAAAAGGAACtcaattatattttttcattataggcacaaacaaaataagaagtatATCATGTTTGTCCAAGAAAGATCCAATAAcccaagatgtcagttctccccagaaTAACCTATAGCCTCAGCGTGACTCCAGTGAAAATCTCAACAAGATGGATCTTAAATGTATACAGTCAAGACTCTTAAGGAACCAACTGGGGAAGGAGGCCTTGCATCATCAGTTATTGAAACTTATAAAACTGCAGACATTGAGATGAGGTGGTATTCaattagggaaaaacaaaaaagatcagTAGGACAGAATAGACAACTGGGCATTCACAGTGCATACCTCACACCATGTATTAAacagcactttgcacttaggtcCAAAAGTCATTTCACACTAAGTCCTAAGCGTGCAAAGTAAAACTGTAGAGATTTCAGAAGAAGATAGGGAGAGTGTCCTAATGACCCCAGGTTAGCAAAGAATTTCTTAAGACAACCAGTTgactaaattaaaattaagaatttatcttCATTGAaaaacatcacaagaaaagaCAAACTACAAATTGGCAAAAGAAATTTCCAACACATGACTGTCAAAGGATCAGATTAGCAGCCAGAATATTTAAAggattcttaaaaatattctgaaagtgGGCAGAAGGCTTTAGATAAgtattttacagaagagggacACAAATgtcatttaacatttaaaaggtgggggagggtaaagctcaagtggtagagcacatgcttagcatacacgagatcctgggttcaatccccagtacctcgacTGAAAAACCAAgtaaatttaattacctcccccctgcaaaaaaaaattattaaaaaaaattttaaagagcaaacaaggagtgggtatagctcaatggcagagcatgtgcttagcatggcctgggttcaatccccagtccctcaattaaaaataaataaacttaattacctctcccaaaataaagtaaaaaagatcAAACAaggtgaggagggtatagctcagtggtagagtgcatgcttatcatgtatcaggtcctaggttcaatccccagtacctccagtaaaaacacacacacacacgcacacacgcacacattaaaaaataaacctaattacctttccccaccaaaaaaaaaaaaaaaaaagcaaacaaagcacCTAACCTCATTAACAGTCATGAAAATGTAAACTGAAGCCACAGTATCATTTTACTCCCATCAGACTGGCAAACATTTGAAATGCCAATGAATACAGGTGCTGACAAGGATGTAAACGGTATACATTACTGGTGAGACAGTACATTGGCATTACTTGTCCAGTGGAAGATGTGCTGCCCACTCTTACAAAAATAGCCCAGATAGCTCCTCTCCATGTGCACCAGGAGACATTTACAAGAATGTTCACGCAGCATCGTGTGCAGGACCCAAATGTTCCTTGACAGGAGAATGGCTAAGCTGTGGTATATTCCTATAGCGGAATAGCCTGTACTAGTGAAAGCAAAAGAGTTAAAGCCAGAAAACATGAACCAGGATGCATCTGGTTAATGATGTAAAGGGAAAATGCAAGTCACAGAAGAACAGATATTCCGTTTCTACAGAATTCAAAACTAATAGTAACatttctattgaaaaaaaaaatatacacaatatattgTTTAGGAGGACGTATATTCATATGGTAAAACCATAAAGCAAAAAACGTCCAACAAcgacaaaataaaaagcaaaggaatgatAATTGCAATACAGGGATGGTTTCTGCTGGGTTTAGGGGGTGTGGAGGGGGTTGAAGGAGGGAGATGAGGCGATAGGGTGGATGAGGGGTTCATAAGCTCTGCAACGTCCTGTTGGCTGGAAGGTGGACACAGGCTTGTCCGGGTTTTGTTTCTGTATCTGATTCTCTAGCGCATCCGTTATATGCTTATTTGTATGTGTTGAAGTAACTAACTGAgggaaaattttaaagagaataaGTGGCATTGAGAAATGggcttgaaaaattaaaataaggcatattataaaatatgaaccAAGGTTTActaaaaattgcatttctttgcaGAGATAAAAGGCTGGAAACAAAGTTTTTAACAGTACTCATCTCTGGATTATAGGGTTATTGGTGATTTTTCttgcaagtttttatttttagtatttcctaaagtgaatatttttgaaatttataagaAAAGCATACAGTttattatatacagaaaaaagaGTGATATAGCACACAGATAATAGCTGTTTAATGAGTTACTACACCTAGAAGTgagtgcatttttaaaagaaatcatttttaaccCAAAGGCATTGCTTTGGGATGGTGGAAGTCTGGACTCCTACAAGTGGGTCTGAAGCTGTATTTTTGGGTAGGTAACAGTGGCTGGCTGCGAGACATTCTGGCCCTTAACCTTGGGTTGGTTTTTTTGTAGTTTGTTTgatatgtgggaaaaaaaaaaatggtgccgCTAACTAGGAAGTTGCTTCATTCCTGCAGTTGGATAATAGACATGAGTGTGTCTGCATTCTGTGTCCTAGCTTGTCCTTTTTTCTCCATTCTAATTCATTGCCATGGAATTTTCTCACTTATAAATGAGTATCAGTAGGATAATTAATGGCCCAAATGAGCCAAACCAACCCACAAAGAAGGCTCACATTTGTAGAATCACCTTCCAGATTGGTAAGCAATCATCAGGCTTATGAAACCACCTATCATAAACGAAATGGTGGAATCCTGACATGGTGTTTGATGGTGGCTTTGAAAAGTACTGCATTTCATAGTTGTGAAATATCCCAAAATAATTTCACAAGGAAGGAAAGATCAAAGAAAAGAGCGATTTAAAAAaggtcttatttctctctttctcatgcATGAGAAAGAGCACAGAACATGGATGCAGTGGTTGCCCCAGCACGGCCCTTGTGAGAACTGACGTAACCATGGTAACCGGGACTGGCCTTTTAGTTTGGCAGATTCAGATTCTAGAACTGCTGGTTGGATTTGCCCAAAGTCCCATGAGGGAGAGTTGGGGAACTTCAAGTGCTGAATGGCTCATTCTCTGGGGAGAAAGCAAACTTAAATCTTGGTTCCTAAGTGCTGGGAAGGACAAGCCCTACATTGCCCTTATATCTGGCAAACTTGCCTTTCTTAAAAATTATGGTGTTCAAGGTAAAAACACTTTGACAATACTGAAGAATTTGGCTGAATACTGAATTTGGGCTGGAACACCAAACTTTCCTTTGGAGGTACATATATTTTGAAAGCAACACAACAgataattttcttgaaataagcaATCATTAAAATGTCAAGGAATCGTATCTATGATTTGAAATTCCTATGACGCCTCTAGTGAAAGCACTGCTTATTTTGGCATTAgagaaatagaattaaaaaatatatgtatatacgtgtAAGTATGAAAATTCCTCAcctttcttgtaatttcttgaGTTTCTCAGGGTCTGCCTTTATTTTAGTGGCTTCCTTTTCATCTGTGAAACCAGAGACCTCCATTCTGCTCCCAGTATCATTTTGATTTGGGAACTCAGACACTGCAAAGAAAGTAATAGGTATATTTTCTTGCAGGGACCCAGGTACATGCAAATGAtcttgtaagttcatttgtgatgGAGGGGAGCTGGAAGACTCCACCAAGGACAAGCTGCTTTGATGATTTAGTAAGAGATCTTCTGTATATAATGGAGCCTCCTGAGATTGGCTTGTTAAAGTAGTATCTTCTGCTCCCCTGACATCAAGTTCATGTGCACTGTTTACTGGAAAATAACTGTGGTTTTCAGCACTGGCCAGGAGATTCCTATGTCTAATGATGGACAGTGGTTGACGAACATTGAACCTGGAGTTTCCCCCTGAGTCTGAATTAGGGACTAAAGTAGATGACATTGACAGGTCTCCTGGAGTATCATCTCTCAGAGCAGAATGCATTAATGATCCAGGAGTGTTACAGGATGAATTCATTGATGATCTTGGAGCTGGTGGTCTGCTAGCAAGAAAACAGTCAAAAGAATTACTAGAATCATTTAAATAGGCTTGCCAGCCTCTTTGATAATCATGAGGACCAGGTCTATCTTCCATAGAAGTACCACCAGTAAATAATACATTGTCAGCATGGAGATCATCATCTGGGCTGGGTTCTGATTTGGTGTCCCATGAATGAAAGATCTTTTTCTCATTGTCACTGTCACTGCTATCATTCTCTTTAGAAGACCCTGCATCAGGCAGCCTAGGGTCTTGGAACATACTTGGCCCAACAGAAGGCTGTTCTGTCACTGGCTCCATTGCACTGCTTATTCTTAATAAGCCAGGACTGAACTCACTTCTTCTTATAGAGTTAGCTCTGCAATTTGCAGGATGGTCTACAAAACTCTTATTTTTGGCCTGAGTGGCCGATGTCCCAAGAAATCGACTTCTCTTATGACTGGAAGGAGAATGGAGCGGGAGCATACCGGCCAACAAAAGTTCTTCCTCTGTGTGGGTTTCCTCTTCCGTATCATCATTTTCTCCTCTAGGGTTTAaggataaaacagaataaaaatcttCATCTCTGAACTGAAATGTCGTTCTTCTGGGCCCTCCCAAGTTGGTGCTTATGAGTGGTGGCCCCAGGGACTCGCTCAACAGTTGAGAACCACTTGTTCCTTGGAATCCCTGGGAGAGGGCTGGGTGCGGCTCATTCTGGGCAAGAGCACTCAGGTTTCCTTTCTTGGCTCTCTCGGGGGTTTTCTCTGTCACTGTCACTAGCTGTGAGGAGGAGACTAAGCTTCTTCTCTCTCGAGTTGGCCTCTTCATCTTGGTGTCACTTGTCCATATTGGACCTTCTTGTTGAACTACTGGATCTGCATTGAGAAGAGACAGGTTTATCATTCTCTTATAGGTGCTCATGGGGGAAAGACCTCTGACACCCAGGGCAAGAGTCCTGCAAGGCAGCCAACCAGCTCTAGAGAGGAAGAGTGGCGGGGTTATGGTGGCTGGATGTGTAGAGGGACAGTAGAGTCAGCTTCATTTTACTGCCTATGAACTCTGGTACATTTGCGGCGTTCAGGTTGGTTCTGGGGACACGGGATGACCCTGAGGATACAGAGCCTTTCTGCAGAAGCTTTGGGAAGACTATCCATCCCCACGTCTGCCAGGGCTGATGAGTAAAATCTCTCAAATGATGGTTttctgaggggagggtatagctcagcggtagagtgtgtgcttgacatgtgtgaggtcctgggttcaatccccagtgcctccattaaataaataaataaacaaaccaaattgCTTCcctccctcaccaaaaaaaagaaaaaaagaaaactggtgGTTTTCCCttccagtatttattgagaaGAAAACACAGCACTCCAGGAATGACATCTACAGAAACCACCAGGACTTCCTCATCCCAGTTCGTTCAACATACGTTTAGGACACTCCTGCTTCACACATGGCTTTACAAAATCTTAAGAAAAGTACAATCTAATTTGGCGGATCAGGAGGAAGACTCTAGAAGCTGGTGCCCAGTTAAATTGATCATTGGGGTTACATTTGCTATTtagtgcaaataaaaaccacaaccCTCTCATGACAGTATTATCTCCTCTTTGTCACTAGCCTGTAGTCAATCAGAAACCTCTGGCTATGATAGAATTCCTCTTTCTTGCACCCTGAATCTAAAAAGTATGAGGAGGTGTAGTAAGAGGAGAGAGTTCAAGAGCCCAAATGGATAGGAATTTCTATCGGTGAAATCATTTGGTCAAAACTTGCcctataaaaataatgaacaagCACTGCTTATTGCGGGCACCACGCTAACTGTGTTACATACACACAGGCTTGTGACCCTATGGGGCAAATGCCACAATCATACCACATCGTAAGTGAGGACATCAAGGCTTAGGAAGTCAcaaaatttgcccaaggtcatatttTCAGTGAGTCATGGAATGAACATCTGAACTCAACTCTGCCTGATGCTACAGTTTGTCTTTGCAACCTCTACCCCGTGTTACCCCTGAAGACACTGGCTGGACTAACAATATCCTCGTGAAAACAAGGATCCATTTAattcatcgtgtgtgtgtgtgtgtgtgtgcgcgcacaggCGCACTGTTGAGGGTTTTTTGAAAAACACTGAACCTCTTTCTCTGATGCCCCTTATCCATGTTCCTTCCTGACATCAGCCTTCCCCCTCTGCCCCCCTCACCGCTATCCCGTGGGATCTGGTGAGGCCCTGCTGTCCTTATTGTTTGATTTCTAAAGTGGCTCACCCTGTAGAGTGGATGGGACGCCCCAGGTCCAGGAAGTCCTGTGTGGTAACAGCTCAGGCAGGTGGAAAGCAAATCCTCCGAGCATCCAGCTTAGCCGAGGGCTCAGTCAATACTGACTCGTTTTAATTGAGGtgcctcctgggggtggggggtggggcaccAGTTTGAGTCTCTGATGTCCTGATACTCTGTAAGCCTCTTTTATTGCTAACTGCATGGGACGCTCAGGGACACAGTGAGAATCTTTACTCATCAGCTCTTCTAGAAATCAGTTAAGCTTTCCTGTTATGCCCCTCATGAGTTTTATGAACCCCAGTAACAGACATGGGAGCAGGATGCTCTGGGCTTCGGGCTGTGGATGTACAGGAGGGGAGCTGTGTGCCCACCCAGACCGGGCTGATTGCATTTTAAGGAACAATTGCTTTCTATGTGACAACctgaattctcctttttttttttcttttttacttttatggAGAAAAAACTGATGTGGAAGATTTGGAAGTGTAGGCTCTGGCTGATGACTTTTCGTGTTGAATTTGGTGAAGGGCCTCAGAAATTAGCTAGCAAGTGCTGGGACCTGAATCTTCGCATGGTTCCCGGAACACACGGAGCTGCCCCCTCTGCCCTGAGGCTTCAGGAGACACCCGACAGGCCAGAGAATCAGCTTGAGCCACTTCTGAAAAACAGGAACCATAGCTTATTTCCCGGAAGCCACCCTGGCTGCTGGGGCAGGAGAAGTCACAGGCTAAGTGCTGCCCTGTAGCTCTGCAGGTTCCTGAAACACCCCAGGGGGCGAGTCTCCACCCTTCCTGGTCACCACAACTGCCTTCCTctctaaaaattcagttcctggtgtgtgtgtgtgtgtccccctaAAGGTGGCAGACTGTGCCATTCTCTATTTATGCTGTTTCAACCCTATTTCTTGTGTCTATCAAATAGGGAGCAGACATCATAGCTCTGGGCCTGGGGATAGACACCCAGTTTGGTGCCAAGGAAATGCGACTCATGCTGAATGCCTCTCCGAACGGGCTCCAGCTGAGTGGAGCGCCTGCCATTCCTAGGAGTTCCACTAGGTACACCTGAATGTTCTAGGTGCCATGAGAGGAGACCAGAAAAATCATCCCTCTGCCTTAAGACTGTGTCTTTGGTCTAGACTTCTGCATGTGTTTGATCAGCAGTTTCCTACATTCTTACAGCTTTAGACTTGTCATTGTTTCCCTCTGGTTATAAAAGTAGTCGATATTCTTCGAAGAAAATTTGGAAGATACAGTGGAGGTCATTGAGGACTGCTGGGGAGATGGCCGGAGAGGAACTAGAAGGAGTTGAGTGCCCACTGTGATCAAGTGCTGGTCAGAATCTTATTTCCTTTAGGTATTAGAGCCATGCAATAAGGTTGatttcattatctttattttcaaacACGGGAACCCACATTGGTTACTTGACCACCCAAGGCTCCACCGCTGGGAGGAGGAAGACCTGGAGCCAGAAGTGAGGGCTGCCCTTCCCGACAGGAGGCTTCAGATCACTGGGGGCCTGTGGACACCTGGCTGCTGCAGATTCCCATATGCTCTCATTGCTCCTGACTTCAAGCCATCCAGATACAGATATATTCACATGTGTCCACCAcagtatatttcatatttttaagtaaaGGCTACTGTGTTCAGTAGGTGGTGAGGAAGAGTGATGCTCAGTGGTTTCCCCAAGCAGAAGAACAGATCCTTGGCAAGGCTGGCTGTCAAATGTTGCTTTCCTTGACTCCCAAGGGGCCTCCTTAGGACCCATTCCTCCTTTTGCCACTGCAGGAGAGGACAATGTTCCTAGCAGAGGAGCATGGCTTGGGCCTTAGGATGAATGCTCAGGACTGAAAGAGGAGGTATCCACCGAACCAGTGTTTTGAAATAAAGCATAGATTTGTTCTGATGTCATTTCTTACACATTAAGATCTTGACGCCTTGGATCAGAGGGGAGAGATCTCTGTGGGAGGTGAGCAGACTTGTCATCCACAGACACCTGTCCAcccctcctgggaggtgggcgggaACTGTGGCCAGGTGAGACATCCCCAGAGCTGCAGACTGCTTCTCTGTCCCGGCCCCCAACACCTACCACCCACCACTCCCCTCTCCAGAAGCCCAGTGGAGGGCATCCCCTCAAAACCAGGCACAGGCACACTTACGGAGTAACGGCAGAGGAAGGTAAAAagctccccctgccctgccttttcccaccagCCTCCCTTGGAAAAGGAAACTTGATCCAATAGTTGGCTTTTAAAACCTTTTACGTATTTCATTGTGAGCTACGGTCTCTTCACATCAAAGCACAAGTACCTAAAAACCATATGGAATTCGCCAGGTAACAGCGCAAGTCCGTCTGAGGCCCACGGTGCCCGAGCCACGGGGCCCTTACCTGCTCCCCTGAGGGCCAGTGCCTTCCCGGGCAGCCGCGGCATCTGTCTGCTTCTGTCCCTGCACGCTCTCGGGCTCTGCAGGTCTGGGCTGACTGTCAGTCTCCCCAGGTCTGGCCTCTTCTTTCTTGATAAAATCTGTGGTGCCTGGGCTGCTGGAAGGTGCAGAATCTTttcaataattaattttttacagGGAAACATCTTCTGTACAGAGAATGTTTAGGGGCGCTCAGTGGGGAAGGCGTTTAAGGGAATAATAGACCCAGGAGGTCAGGGACGAGCTGGATTTGAAACCCGTTTCCACGACCTTGCAGCCACGTGGGCTTGGACAAATCACTTCTGGAAGACTTGGTTTCCCCACCTGTTATGTGGAAATAATAGTAACTCCTTCACAAGGCTCTTATTACCATTAATAAGCACCCATGACACCTGCTATGGGGAGTCTCTAGTGGGGGGCTTTTGTTTTGCTAAGACGTTTCCAGCGTCCTAATTCATAGACGTTGGGGTGGGCCTGTTGGTAAAACTGTCAAGAGCcttctatattaaaaatttttttttaaattcttttttttggtggggggaggtaattaggtttatttacttatctattttttaacggaggtactggtaattgaacccaggactgaaccttgtgcatactaagcatactctaccacttgagctacaccctcccacccaAGAGCCTTCTACATTTGAGACACACAGAGGCCCTGCTCCCCACGTGCTCATCCAAGTTTGAATCACAGCCTGTTTTGCACCCGTATATTCGTGTCCCTGGGTGATTTCTTAGCAGCTAGCATGGCCTTCCAGAAAGATTCCAAACACCTGGGGACCATATACCTTTTTTCTTGCCTATATGCGACCTGCCACTGTGCTGGGGTGATAGACTCACAGGAAGACTGTATCTAGGTTGTGAACATGAATTgagttccatatatatatatatatatttaaattcacatTCTGAATTAGGTTGCTCATTGGTACGAATAATCTCAGGTTTCTTCTTCACGTGGATTAAGCATCAGCGCATGTGAGTTTGGGGAAAGTTTTGTCATTTTCCATGCATCTCTGTGAGTCCCTAAGTTCACAGGCAGTTAAACTGTGAAAATCTAGACTAAATGCTTCCAAGAAAATTGGCCTGGCTCACCCCCATTTTGGACAGTTCAGAAATTTCACAAATAGCTGTCGCCAGCAGGCAACGGGGGTAAAGCTGGGAAGGGTCCCCGAGTCGTGTGAGAGAGAACAGCTTTTCTTGGCACGTGCAGACAGCTGGATCTGCGTGCCACGGTGTGAGTTGTGGTTGTGTGAATAGTTTTCGTCCAGATTCAGGAAAGGAACGAAAGTTCTCCTTCGCAGCTCATGAAGCCTAGTTTAATACAGTGGTTAGATACTACCCTGCTGTCCCTGATGGGCCCTCGCAGGGGAAGGCAGTGGGTTCTGTGCTGTAAGACAGAGAGGATTGTGTTCCACAGGGAACTTTCTAGAAGAGGAGAACTGCTGGTGGTATC
This portion of the Vicugna pacos chromosome 16, VicPac4, whole genome shotgun sequence genome encodes:
- the MARCHF10 gene encoding probable E3 ubiquitin-protein ligase MARCHF10 isoform X1, with amino-acid sequence MLHEAKDRQKFVSDVQYLRDMQHKVDSEYQACLRRQEYRRDPNEKKRDRFGGQETNFERSRFSSGSSSKQRPPCDPTMPASFISHLSSPHPWLRPQASLPEDDATFATPSISWLVCCLQPKPVPTDPSDTRKHHLLHEASLDFSPFSSSGEEDPLAEPRLSTKNSACKSDSRLPAIDQTSVKQKHKSTMTPKKSEKAGPSKPSPAAQAPQILSRKKRPDLGRLTVSPDLQSPRACRDRSRQMPRLPGKALALRGADPVVQQEGPIWTSDTKMKRPTRERRSLVSSSQLVTVTEKTPERAKKGNLSALAQNEPHPALSQGFQGTSGSQLLSESLGPPLISTNLGGPRRTTFQFRDEDFYSVLSLNPRGENDDTEEETHTEEELLLAGMLPLHSPSSHKRSRFLGTSATQAKNKSFVDHPANCRANSIRRSEFSPGLLRISSAMEPVTEQPSVGPSMFQDPRLPDAGSSKENDSSDSDNEKKIFHSWDTKSEPSPDDDLHADNVLFTGGTSMEDRPGPHDYQRGWQAYLNDSSNSFDCFLASRPPAPRSSMNSSCNTPGSLMHSALRDDTPGDLSMSSTLVPNSDSGGNSRFNVRQPLSIIRHRNLLASAENHSYFPVNSAHELDVRGAEDTTLTSQSQEAPLYTEDLLLNHQSSLSLVESSSSPPSQMNLQDHLHVPGSLQENIPITFFAVSEFPNQNDTGSRMEVSGFTDEKEATKIKADPEKLKKLQESLLQEDSAEEGDWCRICQIAGGSPTNPLLEPCGCVGSLQFVHLECLKQWLKVKITSGADLSTVKTCEMCKQDLLVDLDDFNMTEFYQKHQQSRAQHELMNTGLYLVLLLRLYQRRFAELMRLNDNRAARERLSRNYPQPRPEENESSELGDGNESSICESNRRVV